Part of the Phycisphaerae bacterium genome, GAGCATTCCTATTCCGGCCGGGTTTCCCCCGATCTGCTGGTTCGCCTTCAGTCCGAGTTGCTTCAGACGGACGAAGCGGACCGTTATCGTCTGTTTTCATCCATCCTCGCGACACTTGCTGACAAGCGAGCCGGGCAAGGCAACGGGCGTGAGGCTGCGGATGCGGGAACCGGTTTAGGAAAGAAGCTCCAATTGGCGACGGAGGAGATTGCGCTCCTCAAGGACGAGATTGCGACGCTGAAGGCCGATCTGGGTCTCGCGTCGAAGCAATTGGCCGAGGAGCAGAACCGCAATCAGGAATTTCGGAAGACAATCGAAGGCCATCGCCTGCGATTGGAAGAGTCGAGAAAGAAGGAGGCAGAGCTCGAGGCCGAGCTTGTTGCCAAGAACTCGGCATTGCACAAGGCGGAGACTGAATCGGAACGATTTCAGCTTCAGGCCCAGCGGATGGAACTTGCGACGCAGGACATGTCGCGAATTGACGCGCTGGAGGCAGAGAAACGGTCGCAACTGGCCCGGATCACCGATCTGGAGCGCACAATTGAACAGCTGCGAGCCGACAAAGACCGTGAGATTGATAACCTCAAGGGCAATTTGGCCATCACCTCAACGCAGACTGACCGTGGCGCGGACGAGATGCTTGCCGCGTTGTGGGATCGGCTGGGCCGTGCCAAGCCCCCGCTCGCCGAGGGGCATGTCAAGCCGACTCGGCAGGCAGCAGAGAAGCTGTTTGATGCGCTGATTGAACTGGCGTATTTCTCGAATGCGTTTGAGAACCAGATGCGACCGTTCCTTGATCGTTATACGAGACAGAACGAGCTGGTCGCCAAACCCTGGAAGGTATACCGTAGCTACGAGGACGTATTCGAGACGATCGTAAAGACTCTGGCGGTCGCCGGCGGGAAACCGGTCGGGGTGTTGAAAATGAGGCTGCGTGAGTTGAATAAGTGGACTATCGGCGCGCTGATGGGTGGCGATGCGGTGGTTGAATCGGTCGGGGCCGAGTTGAAGGGTTTCTTGCAGGGCCCTGCCGGAATGAGCGGAAATCCGAATTTGACGGTGAAAGACTTTCTTCGCAACGACGGCGACGAGATGTTCCGCGATCACATGCTGAAGTTCCGGAGCGAGAAGCTGTCCGAGGTTTTCAAGTTAACGTCGATGTAGCCGGAAGTCGGGCCGACGCATGGCACGATGATGAACCTCATCATCAACATCGAGAGCATCAGATTGACGAGGGAGCAAGCAATGAAACCAAAGTTTTGCCGTACTAGAGGCTGGCTTCAAGCGAGCGTGCTGTGCGTGGCGGCGTGCGCGACCACATGGGTCGGATGCGGGCGGGAACTGACCATCTATCGCGACGACGTGATCAACACGGATTTTGATCGAAACGGCGCGCCGATTGAAGTGGACATCGTCTCTGTTTTTCCGAGCGATTTTCGCAAGGTAAACGATGTGGACCTCGAGGAAATCAACACCGATCTGCTGCCGAGCAAGGGCATCAATTCGAAGATGTGGTTCGAGAGGAAGCCGACCCGCGAGTCGTACAGCAAAATGGATCCCAACCACTATTACATTCCGAGCAAGCGCATTTTCTCGTTCGCGGCCAATCGCGAAACCACTTTTGGGAATTACAAGGGCGGCCGGATTCAGGGCGCCAAATTCCGCGAGTCGGGCCGGACCGCGAAGGAGATTGTGGTGACGGGGATTCCAGTTGATGACATCTGGAACGACCGCTCCGTGATCTTCGTATTCTGCAAGTTTACCAATGCCAACGGCGAGATTCTGCCGACCGCGCCCGCCGAATTCCGGAAGCTGGGACGCTACAAGGAGGACCTTGCGATCCATATTCACGACAAATCGGTGGAGGCGCTGTCATCTGCGAAGCTCGACCGGAACTTTGAGGAAAAGCAGAACAAGAAGGCGGACTGAGGCGGCATCCCTGATTCATATCCATCGCAGTGACTGAAAAGGTCGACGCATGAACGCATGGACGGAAGTTCATTGGTCGGAGGGAATGTTTCTCCGACCGCATCACCTGCAATCCGGTCAACGCTATCTGGAGGCATTGATCCGGACGGCTCTGGATTCGTCTCGCCCATTCGCGTGGGGCTTCACTGAACTGCACGTTGCGAAAGAGCCGCTCGAGAACTTCACGCTGCGGCTTGATCGATCCACGATCCGACTCAAGGACGGCACCTGGGTGCGCATTCCGGACAACACCGAGGTCGATCCGCTCAACTTCAAAGAGCAGATTGAGCAGAATCGGGGCGTCGTCGATATCTTTTTCGGCGTTCCGACGATGCAGGAAGTCCGTGCCAACGCCGTTTCGCTGGAGAATCCTGAATCAACCACGGGTTCGCCTCGATACGAGCCGCATCCTGTCAGCCGCCGGGATGAAAACACCGGAGAGAATCCGCAGATTGTCTACACGCGGCGCATGCGCGGCCGCCTCTTCACGCAATTTGACGATATGACGGGCTACGAAGTCGTGCGTGTCGGCCGGGTGAAACGGACGGATCGGGCTGGCGCGCTGCCGGAGATGGACGACCTGGGCACCGGACCCCTGCTCGCATTACAGGCGGACGCGGGTTTGAGTGTGCTGGTCCGATCGCTATCGGATCAGATTGAAGCAAAGGACGAGGTCCTGGCACGAGAAGCGCGTGAACACCGGATGTTGTTTACGGATGGCGTTGCAGCCAATACCGAGCATCTGATCAAACTGCATGTGCTGAATGAAGTTCGAGGCGGGATGAAAGCGCTGCTCCAGTGCCCGGTGCTTCATCCGTTCGATGTGTTTACAACCTTCGCGAAGCTGGTCGGACATCTTTCCGTCTTTCACGAGGACCTCGTCCCGATCGACATTCCGAATTATGACCACGACCGCCCGGGCGATTCACTCGAGCGTCTGCGTGCGCGGATCGTCGTGTTGCTTGAAGCGATGCGGCCGGTCGCGTACATCGAAAGGCCGTTCGTTCTCAAGAAGGACGATACGGGCCGGGAAGGGCTCGAGGTGGAACTCGATCGCAAGTGGATCGACGAGAATCTGGAGATGTTCGTGGCGCTGATCGCGGACGATCTGGATATCAACGAGCTTTACGCGCATGTCTATCAGAAGCTGGACATGAAGCTTGCCTCGCCGTCGCGATCGCGGCGCATCCACAATATCGCGGTCAAGGGCCTCTCACTGCAGATCAAGTCGGTACCGGCGGGTTCACTTCCGCGTCGTCAGAATCTGCACTACTTCAAGGTGGACAAGACGATCGGTCCGGATCGCACGGATTATTGGAAGGAATGTGAGCAGGAGCGCGGCATTCGCATGAGCATTCGGGAGGGTCAGCTTGCCGGGATGACCCGATTCAAGCCGGCGCTCTATGTTGCATTGAAAAGCTAAAGGGTTTCGATACGACGGGGCGATCCATGGGTTCGCGCCGAAATCGCAGTGCAGACTTGGGAAATCCAACATGGCAGAACGTGAACCAGGCAAACAC contains:
- the tssK gene encoding type VI secretion system baseplate subunit TssK; the protein is MFLRPHHLQSGQRYLEALIRTALDSSRPFAWGFTELHVAKEPLENFTLRLDRSTIRLKDGTWVRIPDNTEVDPLNFKEQIEQNRGVVDIFFGVPTMQEVRANAVSLENPESTTGSPRYEPHPVSRRDENTGENPQIVYTRRMRGRLFTQFDDMTGYEVVRVGRVKRTDRAGALPEMDDLGTGPLLALQADAGLSVLVRSLSDQIEAKDEVLAREAREHRMLFTDGVAANTEHLIKLHVLNEVRGGMKALLQCPVLHPFDVFTTFAKLVGHLSVFHEDLVPIDIPNYDHDRPGDSLERLRARIVVLLEAMRPVAYIERPFVLKKDDTGREGLEVELDRKWIDENLEMFVALIADDLDINELYAHVYQKLDMKLASPSRSRRIHNIAVKGLSLQIKSVPAGSLPRRQNLHYFKVDKTIGPDRTDYWKECEQERGIRMSIREGQLAGMTRFKPALYVALKS